A section of the Aptenodytes patagonicus unplaced genomic scaffold, bAptPat1.pri.cur scaffold_648, whole genome shotgun sequence genome encodes:
- the SERPING1 gene encoding LOW QUALITY PROTEIN: plasma protease C1 inhibitor (The sequence of the model RefSeq protein was modified relative to this genomic sequence to represent the inferred CDS: deleted 1 base in 1 codon; added 70 bases not found in genome assembly) has translation GEAKPRAGSATPAPAPAPRTLRPGRAGSGQIPPAPGWTQRDPTRRAPRMPAMTPWLPLAWLVAAATAAVALVPTPEASPSCLKLLTQHPTPPVPPHPPPGPPGDAGAPVLPAPTPHAHPEGLPGSDAPLNATDPPSPEEPQGASEEPGTTANGSTAAPAAGTTQGPPSTPGTSAPPCPGDEEPAEACGAPTGEQRAAVAEALGTFALRFYQHMAEAAQPDANLLFSPINVAMGLSHLLLGARGETRERLGAILAYPPELACVHGALRQLASAPGLFSAAQIFHHPGLRLRPRFLNESWHFYGARPRALSGNESLDLLHINEWVRGASRGLLPGLLSALPPEPRLLLLSAVHLQAAWRTPLKAKQTVPLPFLRPGRAPRPVPTMTSKKYPVASFTDPRLQVQVGRLELTGGLSLVVLVPQGPLGALGTLERALDPPTFLGLLRRAARTPPQATALALPRLRLDLALDVVALVHDMDYGLFLDAELCGLAGGPAVAVDTARHRAVLALDEAGVEAAGAMATSVARTALLLEALRPFLFVVWHDAGAVPLFMGRLSDPQP, from the exons GCAGGGCCGGATCCGGCCAGATCCCCCCCGCGCCCGGCTGGACACAGAGGGACCCGACCCGCCGGGCGCCCAG GATGCCCGCCATGACGCCCTGGCTGCCCCTGGCGTGGTTGGTGGCCGCAGCCACGGCCGCTGTCGCCCTG GTGCCCACGCCGGAGGCCTCTCCCAGCTGCCTGAAGCTGCTCACGCAGCACCCGACGCCGCCGGtgcccccccatcctcccccggGCCCGCCGGGAGATGCGGGGGCACCCGTCCTGCCTGCGCCCACCCCCCACGCCCACCCCGAGGGGCTGCCCGGCTCGGATGCCCCCCTCAACGCCAcagacccccccagccccgaggAGCCTCAGGGAGCATCCGAGGAGCCGGGCACCACGGCCAACGGGAGCACGGCAGCACCCGCAGCCGGCACCACCCAggggccccccagcaccccgggcaCCAgcgccccgccgtgccccggggACGAGGAGCCGGCCGAGGCCTGCGGGGCGCCCACAGGGGAGCAGCGGGCGGCCGTGGCCGAGGCGCTGGGCACCTTCGCCCTCCGCTTCTACCAGCACATGGCGGAGGCTGCCCAGCCCGACGCCAACCTGCTCTTCTCCCCCATCAACGTGGCCATGGGGCTCTCGCACCTCCTGCTGG GTGCCCGCGGCGAGACCCGTGAGCGCCTGGGCGCCATCCTGGCCTACCCGCCGGAGCTGGCCTGCGTGCACGGCGCCCTGCGGCAGCTCGCCAGCGCGCCCGGCCTCTTCTCCGCCGCGCAGATCTTCCACCACCCAG GGCTGCGCCTCCGGCCCCGTTTCCTCAACGAGTCGTGGCACTTCTACGGCGCCCGCCCGCGGGCGCTGAGCGGCAACGAGAGCCTGGACCTGCTGCACATCAACGAGTGGGTGCGCGGGGCCAGCCGGGGGCTCCTGCCCGGCCTCCTCTCTGCGCTGCCCCCCGAGCCccgcctgctgctgctcagcGCCGTCCACCTCCAGG CCGCCTGGCGCACGCCGCTGAAGGCCAAGCAGACGGTGCCGCTGCCCTTCCTGCGCCCCgggcgcgccccccgc ccggtgcccACCATGACCAGCAAGAAGTACCCGGTGGCCTCCTTCACCGACCCCCGCCTGCAGGTCCAG GTGGGGCGGCTGGAGCTGACCGGGGGGCTGAGCCTGGTGGTGCTGGTGCCGCAGGGGCCCCTGGGGGCGCTGGGGACCCTGGAGCGGGCGCTGGACCCCCCCACCTTCCTGGGGCTGCTGCGGCGGGCGGCCCGCACCCCCCCCCAGGCCACCGCCCTGGCCCTGCCCCGCCTGCGCCTCGACCTCGCCCTGGACGTGGTGGCCCTGGTCCACGACATGG ACTACGGGCTGTTCCTGGACGCGGAGCTGTGCGGGCTGGCAGGGGGCCCGGCGGTGGCGGTGGACACGGCGCGGCACCGGGCCGTGCTGGCGCTGGACGAGGCCGGCGTGGAGGCGGCGGGCGCCATGGCCACCTCGGTGGCCCGCACGGCCCTGCTGCTGGAGGCCCTGCGCCCCTTCCTCTTCGTCGTCTGGCACGATGCCGGCGCCGTCCCCCTCTTCATGGGCCGCCTCAGCGACCCCCAGCCCTGa